tttttttagagAGTAGCTGGACTTAgctaaggtgaggagctcaacTACTTGGGGGAACGTGGAGTAGAGGCCCTGCTCCTCTGTATTAAAAAGAACCGGTCAAGATGGTTCAAGCGTCGCATAAAGATGAGGTCCTCTGCACACACCCCTCTTAGTGTAGACCCCAGGGTCAGACCCAGAATTCACTAGAGGAACTACTTTGCTGTTCCAGCCTTGTAATGGCTTGGGATTCCTAAGAACTAGCAGGGGATTGCTCTGGGAGGAGGGATGTCTGGCTTTCCCTCCACGACTTGATATGTGGAATACAGAGAATAGAAATATGGATCTTTGTCTGATGTTATTAGAAGTTTATTGATCTAAAGCATTTGAGAGTGACACAAAAACCAAAATCTGTAAGGAGGCAACTACGTTACACAACACTGTTTCTCAATATGTAATATACTATAAAACGTTATTAGACATTTTAGAAATCTCCACATTCCAGAAAAAAAGTATTCCAATAAATGCATGTTACCTCCTGAAAGATAAAGGGTCGTGAGTGATTGGGAAACCAGGTTGAGTTGAGGTTGTGAAGACGACCATAAACATTTTGCAGGTCACCCGGCCACATGTGCTTGCAAGCATCCACTCTGAATCCAGCTACACCTAAATCGATAAGCTTGTTCATGAACTCTGCCACTTTGGCTCTGACATAATCTTTTTCCAAGGCAAGATCCAAAAGACTGACCAGACTACAGTCCCgcacctaaaacagaaaatgctcATATTATCGTACCATCACTCAAATTATCTAATTAACTAACAAGCCAATACAGAATTTGTCAACTTTGTTGTATAAATATAGGTTTTTTACAGGCATTTTGGATTTTTAAGGACAATGTTCAAGCAGTTGGGTCAGTGTGGCAGCTGAGCTGGGTTTATAATGGTCCTTGGATCCTTtaggaattttcttttttaaattgttgaacATTACTAGGAAAGTTTTACCTGAGCAATATCTCCATAGTTTTCAATATTACCAGTGGTAGTTCTGCATTTGTTGACATTGAAGTCCCAAGCAGAGTAGGGAACACTTGGGAAGTCCTTTTTGCTGGCACTGAACCAGCTTCCACATGAGGAGTGATTTCCCTCTCCACCACTGCTTCCACACATGTGGTTGATGACGGCATCCACATAAATATTAACCTTTTAACgatataaaacaaagtttttttaatcactgttAGTTTCAtaaatttctttgaatattaaGCTTAGTCTGCTTAATATTCACTTAGACTGCTTATAGCTCTTTAATCAATtccaaaatggcaaaaacatttaatggtaAGATTTCAGtaacaatgaagaaaaaaatggaacaaagaGCTTTGCTAATAACTTATGGTTTATAAGAAGACAAGGTGCTGAGAATGACTTATTTTCCTAAATTACAGCTGTAACGTTCCTTACCCCCACATTGTTGCATCTGGTGACCATGTCTATAAATTCTTTCTCACTGCCGGATCTGGAGCACAAGTTGTAGCTAATAGGTTGGTATCTTTGCCACCATGGTCGCCACGGGTTATCAAGAACAATGTGTTCATTTGGAGGAGAAATCTGAGTGATATATCAGGAAGATATTCATCATGTCTCAATGCAAATGTTCTATAATAAGGGCTGAAAGtcttattaaaaatgtaagggATGGAAAGTAAAACCGCTGGGGAAACATTGATTTACACCAGGGAACTGAATAACCAAAATAGTTTGATTGCTTCATGATTAATTGTAAGTGATTATACAACCTGGAAAGGTTAGTAAAATCATCATtgtaaaaagctgaaatatttcccaGCAATTTTCCTTGGtcatgaaaatatatttattaattgCTTACCtagcaaaaaaacagcaacaaaacaaacaaacataaaactcAAGGCAAAGGAGTTTAGGAGGATGGACAGTTTTTGTAGAAAATGATTGTTTGCTTAAAGGCAGTTTTCACAGCAACTGTGATTATTCAACATGTCAGTGACACTGGTGGTTCTGGAAAatactgttttcttcttctttctaaaTGCATAATTTTACACTGTCCATCTGTTTGTACACGAGCAAAGACAAACTGCAAACAGCCCAAATGTATGTTAAATTTGGACAGCCAAGCATTACTTCTGATACAGTTAGAAACAAAGCACCATTTGCAAGATGAGTTTCCGCTGAATTTTTACTGTTCCTTCATTGTGTAGAGTTTCACAGGTAATTATACACATTATATTACATCTACAATGATAAGAAATGTATACAATGGTATTTGACCTAATATGAAGTGAGAATAAGAGGATTGTGTTTGTTCTCAAAAAACAGACCATGATAAGCACAACTCTTCAACTCAACTAACCTGAACACCACCAAACCCTTTTGGAGCCAGGAAGCGCTCACACTCTGCAGCGATGTCGGaccaacgccactcaaacaggTGCACAATTGTTGTCCTTCCATGCTTAAAGTGGGGGTTGTGCTGCGGGAGTCCGAGCCCAAACAGGGTTGTCAAAATGAACAGCTTCATGCTTCTGTAAAATGAGAAAGACAGCATGTCATGTTCTGCATATAAACATCAGTAACAAGGCATCTTCTAAATCAGCATAAAACCTTTATGGTTTTCTGCCCAAAACAAAAGTCAAATTTAACCTGGTTGTAAAATAATTACATAGGACTTTCACAGTTCTTACCGGTTAGAGCACGGCTGTTTTGACTGGCACAGGGTGTGTGGGAGTTTATTCACTGAGTTCAACAACCGGAGGATGTTGCAACAgctatgagaaaaaaataaataaaaagcaaataaaaagctgaGGCAGGTCTGCAGTTCAAATATAGCCCTTTGCTTCTGTAGAAAACAGTAAGCAAAGAAAAGCACCTGTTTTACCATTAGTACATGTTAGTAACCATTCTCTTACAGTCCACTAAATACCATGTAGTTACCCAGTAATTGCATCATAGGTTACGTTATATTAGTGTGtaacaaaaactatttattttgtgtGGGTAATTTAATTACTGTTCAACCGTCCCTGAAATACCCACCATTTACTAATGTATTACATGGTAAGCTGTCATATTATCTGGTATTTACTGCTGTCAACTAGTTTGAGTAGACAAGGAAAAGTACTGTCTTCTTAGAATTTAAACAGTTATTACTGTGTAACTCATGCAGGCtcaaacaatgttttgtttaacctgTTTAGAAACTAGCAGCAATAAAGTATTGCAGTATTACCAGGTATGATAGAGATACCTACATGTTGATAATTTAACAACATAGACTGTAAGCAacatatagtatatatatatatatatatatatatatatatatatatatatatatatatatatatatatatatattaaaatgttactttagcgcaaatgtgttttactttgaaCAGGGTTTTCTAAATTActtgaaaaaaattgttaaaaagagTTTTTCTTTGCTCGTTTTCTACATTAACTAAACATCAGGGCAAAGCAAACAAGATTCAAATGTTTTGGGAtatgaaaagtttatttttgacagTCCAAGTCTTAAAGTCGGAAATGGTTAAATATGATCTGAAATATTGTTCATCAGTTAgggtttgtttaaaattcatagattttttttgagAGAAAACAACTTTAGTTTGTCATTTACCATGTGGATAACTTTAGACTGAGTTTAGCATGAAGATACAAAAAGGCTGAAGCTATGTTGGTTTGttatacactgaaaaaaaaagttttgtttttgcaaacgGAATAAAAGCTGTCAGAGAACATGTACTGTTTTCAAAGGATTTTACTGGTTTAAGTTTTGTAGATTTTGAAGTAGAGCTAATCAAAGGTAATCCAGACTagttaaaaacaatgtaaatgccCTTTACTTAATTTCGTGTTGAGTCAAATGGAAACTCCAGTCCCTCAAGCGCAAAATGAGAGTGTTCCTGTCACTGCATGATGGAAGATAACAGACCGCTTGAGTTGTTGCTGCAGTTCAAAACAAGGTCTTCAAGTTCTCTGTGACTGTAGTAGAAGCACTAATCGGTTGGCAAAAGATAAGAAGAATCAGCAGTCACACTGCACAATTTTTCCCAGAGCTGCATAGTATATCTATACTATGGTCATCACAATATCCGTTCTTTTAACATTACAATCAAAGGACTGCATGGATGTGACTTTCAATAAGATATTATATTTAAGTGTCAAGCATGAATATTTGGCATAACAATAATATATTTGCCCTGTTAGACTTTTACTGCCCTTGGCTATCTTGGCGCTCACACTTGATCTATATTTAGTTGGTGAGATGCTATGGCTTACAAGTGGCGGTGGGAACATTGTGAtggaagaaaacagagaaaataattAGGGTTAGTCATGTTCGATATCATCACAATACTCAGTAGTTGTATCACAACTGATATATTTTAGTCCTGATGTTGTTCACTTATTTACTGTTGCTTCTAACATGATAGTGACAACTGTATTTTACTGGAAAACTGTCTTGCAAACATAAAGAGTTTTCCAATATGTTATAAACAGATCCCACTATTTGAACCCAGACTGCAAGGCATGGTGCCCATTGAttattctttcattttatttattttcaaaaatacaaaagtGTTTAGTCTGATCATGTTATCTTAAGCTGTAACCTCAGAATAACTGTCTGTacacaacaaacaaaatttactttttacttaaaggggacacatggttttcagttcttctttttgacattaaaataattcagacGTGGTATATATAAAGTAGAACTGCAATGgattggtctgaattccttgtaaATTTACCCCTACATTCCCCCTTCTCACCCCTGCTCCGGTGTGCATCTAAGAGCAACACatccaggtcgcagagcgttccGCTCCATCCCATTCGGCCAATTTTTAGTATGCCGGGGAACcgtgcaaaaaacaacaaaacgtTTTGACTTCTCCAAACTTGACTTTTTCGGCAACCTTcggcttggactacaaaatttcTTTGACAAATAATAATGATGGATTAACGAAATTGGTAAGACTGACCTCCATGACCTTGAATAGCAGTTCCATAGCAAATGCTGTGATGTGATGATTCAAAGAACATAAttacagagaaaactgaacggcttgaaaaatatcaCCCAAAAAGAACTTAAAGATTTGtatgcagcacctggagagactacattcaaattttctgcactcctaaaGAGACCaaatacacaataaaatgtgtttaagggctaaaataatgtattttcatATGCCCCCTTCAAGAGGCATAGTCACTTACTGTGACTATACCTTTGTACACCAGTAGCTccctctggttgcatacaatgGTTTTGCAATGTAATTATCCCTGTTGGCATACTaaatttttgtttctgtgttttacataaagtttttgctttatttgttagcAAACATGGGGCTTTTGTGTATATGTACTATAACAAGACCAGATGACGGGAAGTATGATATTGCACATGCCCACAATGAGTATgggagaatgttttttttgtgttttctttttctcaaaaTACATGATTAGGCCCATTTAAGGAAATAAAGGTAGTGGGGAATGATATTTGCAAAACtccattttgacattttgagtTGGATTTGAATGCAAACTAAAGATTTTAATACTATCATTGTGTGGTTAAATGATGAAGTTCTTCTGAACACTACAGGGCAGTCCCAGGATTGAAATGGTCAAAGTCTGATGTGGACATTATGGGCAGCATGACATAATGAGTGGAAGTGGCCACAAGATCTTATTGGTTTATGCATTGGGCTAACCTGACTCTGgacagatacattttttttttcgcaGACCTGTGTGGAGCCATGTGGAGTTCGGTGGAACTGCATCCGTCTaagagagtcaggttagcattGGGGCACTTGGACATTAAAATGGCTAAGTGCAGCTAAATGGGAAGCTGAAAAATATGATCTCTCATTTTCTTGCTAAACTGAACTGTTTTCCACGTCAGAATCATTCAAGGTCTGGTTATATGTTCAAGTCATATATGTATGTTCAAGTCACTCTTTGTGTCTCATGACATGTGTAATTTAAAACAGTTGTAATAGTATGTAATAAGTTGgaccaacaaaagaaaaaaactcaaactttggAATCCATACTCAGATtgttaaacaactttatttggAGCTAACAGTTTACAGCTTGGAATTAGCATGAATAGCAACAAAAGGATCTTCCTCTGTATTGCTAATGTAGAAGTGGGCGCGACCATCGCTTCCAACCTGGATCTGCTTTCCGGTGCACCTACTTCCTTCCTTCTGGCCCGAAATGACATCACAGTAGGTTCCAGCAGACAAACCAGTGTTAAGGGTTACATCCAGGGCCCTGCAGGTGAAAAGGGGGCAAATATTATATCAATCAAGTATTCGAACTAAATCTATATTCATCAAGAAGGTAATGATGTTGAAACCCAAGTAAAGAGCAGTATATATGAGggtgaatgtttttattttgtctgtttcaGACTATAACATAATTAAAAGCTTTAACTTATTAGGTTTGAAAACACTGTGACTGTTTAAGTTGTTGACACAATTCAACAGTGTGTATTCAAAACTGAATCACCAAATTAtcaatttgtatttattgtattaGGATTAGTGTGGGTTTGCaatattaaacaaaacatacacCTTTCCCAAAGGATTTTTCAGCTAATACTTTGAAATGGCTTGCAACAAATATTTAGcttgtaattttgatttaaaggagctacagaaagtaaaaaaaaaggtttatggataaataaaattgaaatataacataaaacactttttctcAATATACATTTAATGAATTTGAATCACAAATTGATTATGCCCGTTATGTCAAACCTTACAATCatttaagcttttaaagttTACACCATAAAATACTCACCAGTCATCATTGTTAAAAACTATGAAACCACGGTTACCACGTCCAAAAGCAACTTGGTTGCTCTGGTTGTCCCACCAGTTGGCATGAGGCTGTCCATTGACCACATTACGGAATATGACCATGTTCCTTGAAAAGAGCGATAAAAGGtaaaacatttctatttattcatattatgtATTGTAGCCTGCTCTGTGAACCCACTTGATTTGGCGCCATCTGTGCTCACACACCCATCCGTCTCCACAGGTCTGGTCAGGGTTGATGGGAACAGGTTTGGTGGATCCATCACCATTACTGGGAGGGCCCATCCAGTCGTTCTGATCCTAACGCAGGCGTAGCACAAACATTGATTCAAATATAAGATATTTCAACATGCTTAATTAGTTAATGAATAACTCTAGAAGAAAAGAAGGGAATACCTTTCCATTCACAATGTGACGGTTCCAACGGAAGCTGGACATGACCCTGGCCTGTCCATAAGGATGAGCCAGCATGTAGGCCACAGCCATCTTGTGAAGTCTGGGGTCCCAGAAGGTAACGATGGATGCACCACCAGCACCATGACCTCTCTGGTTGTCGTGGTTGTCAATAAAGACAACAGCATTGCCATCGGGCATAAAACCCCAACCTTCTCCCCAGGTCCTGGACACATGAACACATCATAACTATGCTGAGGATTCCATTGGTGAAATGCAATAATTTATGAACAACGGTAATAAAACATTAACTgaaaatatatgtataataaGCCAGTatgacaaacaaataaaaacactgtgTTTTGGCAGTCTCCAGTAACTTTTATGCACAACACAATTTGCCAACATACTTGGTGTAACAAAGCTTCTCGCCATTCCATTTCCTGAAGACAGTTCCCAGTTTGGCACCATATTTAAACTCAGTCACTCTTCCCAGATGGAAATATTCCTTAGAGGAAATGGGCTCACCTCCTAGATCAATTACCTAGAATGTAATAACCATAAATTAATCCAAAGGACCAATGATAAAGCTAGCTAGCTAATagtagggattttttttttgcatcaaatATTCAACTGTATTAAAGCTTACCTCCTGGAAGATAAAAGGTCTGGCACCACTGGGGAACCATTTGGTGTTAAGGTTGTTGAGACGACGGTAAATATTATCCAGGTCACCAGGCCACATGTGCTTGCAAGCATCCACTCTGAATCCAGCCACACCCATGTCAATCAGCTTGTTCATGAACCCAGCTACTTTGCCCCTAACATATTCTTTCTCAAGGGCAAGATCTAGCAGACCAACTAGACGACAGTCACGCACCTACAAGCAACCAGTTGCATTAAAACAGACAGCAATAATCATGCTTACTGGATAATCATTGGTAGTTTTAGATTGTTTTGTACATTAATTACCTGATAGGGATCTCCATAGTTTTCAATTTCACCACTACCAGTCTtgcatttattgtcattgaagtCCCAAGACGAATAAGGCACACTAGGGAAGTCCTTTTTGCTGGCACTAAACCAGCTGCCACAGGACGAATGGGTCCCTTCTCCACCACCAGATCCACACATGTGGTTGATGACAGCATCCACATAGATGTTGACCTGTGAATAGACTCAAGTTTGGTAAATCTCCTAAAAGCTCTAAGGACACTACTCTTTGATTAAAGCCCCAGTAACCAAACATGTCACTATACACACAGACCATAAAGAAATGTGGTTTACCCCAACATTGTTGCATCTAGTAATCATGTCTCTAAGTTCAGCCTCACTGCCAGATCTAGAACACAAGTTGTAGCTAATCGGCTGGTATCGCTGCCACCAGGGTCTCCAGGGACTGTTGAGGACGATGTGTTCATTTGGAGGAGAAATCTGAGCAACACAGTAGACAAACATTATtatcacaataaaacacaaactttcAGAAAATTGCACTGCTTTACTCAGAACGGTGTATTAAAAGGAGTACTCTTGAGCAACACCAGTTCAGTCTAACTATTACATATATTATCTAACATATGAAAACAACTGGAGAATGATTAGAACAGGCATAAATCATATTGTAATAATGAAATACATAGCAAAAAGTgtaataaagcttatcttaaaTTGTTCTCTAATAACTACATATGCCCTGATTCAactcaaatttttttaattaaagaattTTTCACAATTTGGATTTGGCTAtactcaagtttttttttaacatactgTTCAGTATTTCgtgtacatttttacataaaataaaataaaaattgtgaaTGTGCCAGCTAGTGCTGTAAACAGGTTTGTGATTAGAAGATAtcttacagaaaatgaaaaatggcCAATCACTGTATGCAAACTTGTCTGGTAGAAACACTGTCATGGCAGAATTTAGCAAATTTACCCAGATAATTGTGAAAGGGAATAAGGTAAAGCAACATATCCATCCATCGATCCAtgttctaacacgcttatccctattggggttcACGAGGGGAGCTAGTGCCTATCTTCAGctatcaatgggcgagaggtggggtataCCCTGGAAAGGTTGCCAGTTTATCGCAGTAAAGCAACACATTTTGGAGGAAAATGTAATGATAAGAGTTACTGTAAGTGGCAGAG
This genomic window from Fundulus heteroclitus isolate FHET01 chromosome 6, MU-UCD_Fhet_4.1, whole genome shotgun sequence contains:
- the LOC118563473 gene encoding pancreatic alpha-amylase-like, whose protein sequence is MKLFLLVALFGLSLAQHNPQLKTGRTAIVHLFEWRWADIAAECERFLGPNGFGGVQISPPNEHIVLNSPWRPWWQRYQPISYNLCSRSGSEAELRDMITRCNNVGVNIYVDAVINHMCGSGGGEGTHSSCGSWFSASKKDFPSVPYSSWDFNDNKCKTGSGEIENYGDPYQVRDCRLVGLLDLALEKEYVRGKVAGFMNKLIDMGVAGFRVDACKHMWPGDLDNIYRRLNNLNTKWFPSGARPFIFQEVIDLGGEPISSKEYFHLGRVTEFKYGAKLGTVFRKWNGEKLCYTKTWGEGWGFMPDGNAVVFIDNHDNQRGHGAGGASIVTFWDPRLHKMAVAYMLAHPYGQARVMSSFRWNRHIVNGKDQNDWMGPPSNGDGSTKPVPINPDQTCGDGWVCEHRWRQIKNMVIFRNVVNGQPHANWWDNQSNQVAFGRGNRGFIVFNNDDWALDVTLNTGLSAGTYCDVISGQKEGSRCTGKQIQVGSDGRAHFYISNTEEDPFVAIHANSKL